A region of the Silene latifolia isolate original U9 population chromosome 9, ASM4854445v1, whole genome shotgun sequence genome:
accgaacaatcaaacccgaagtctgtggagaggctcgtaccaaacaaaagtaaggccgattcctagtccatttcctcaagtagtgaaagtccttgatacaaacaagagtaagcaccatggtatggatgacgtcaatcgctatccatccttaggcccaaataagaattaggaccgtttagacgggacgattggtcgaatgggttgggttgggcctaggaaggccgaataaacgatctaggaagaccgagttatgaaaaccgacaattgtcttgtacaaactattccctaaccttgttcaagtttcacccttttggctacacgtaagtgtattatccccagcggagtcgccaaactgtggacatgggcccacgggggcgcttgggaaacaagcgtttgcatttgtggagtcgccaccaatttattgtggaaaattggaaaccgttcgaatacctcgtgccatgtcaagacacaaagttgtgacatgaacactaagaactcgttacccttagcattctatgtctagaatgactctcgtggatgccaatgaacacggatgttcacagagatctggagtaaggggtgagggtacgtattaggaagctctttttatcgaacacctaatcccgcccgcctcgatagcggcctctactaatgattagggaaattatctatactcgatatattgtctattatatgcatacaatgcaacatccaacgttttaatcctaacatgtgagaattagactaagtcggtgaacaattaatttaacatacaattgagtcgaagtagggatttagatccaattacatgtgaaggcatacaaacaatgcgataaaagaaatacaataatacaataacgaaaattacaataattacatcggtttcattaatttatgtcgaaaatacttttaaaacggataattcggaaaagaataaataaacgaacagattattaatgGTAATACGAATGacaattaattaaatacgtaaactaattaaactaggtcaaggcagaacggaagttcagagacagaaatcaacctggaataggcgcagcagagctgcgccttctggaagaggcgcaacagttgctgcgtctgttccaaggctgagttctggctgtgaagccggaactgcaaatcgttagtattcgtgggtgaatttaatggttgattacgacattcgactcggatgaaagtgatttaatactttaattacatgtgaatgagtcataaaaaggataaaacatggatgaaaccaatgtaaacgaattaattacatgaatgaaagattgattagtgaaatgagtgaactaattaggttaaatatgacgaattaatgaagaactaatgacggataaacagatgggaatatatcaaagatcgaattccagaaactcaatatgaatgaatcgaatctctacaacccggattgattttaatgacgaaacccgcaaatattggttctaaggaatttaagtcgggatttaatgattaaTTATATGCTAACAATGATTAATAATATGCAAAACTATTATGTGAACGAAACAAGAACAAACGAtgacgaaagaaaacaaagaaatgaaactaacagaggacgaaggaagaagaagagaagaaggaacggcggcaaccttaggaagaggcgcagcaagtgttgcgtcctttccaagaggcgcagcagttgctgtgtcccttctcgacgtctgtcttctgttaatccgtaaaaaaggatttaaacagagggttttagaaatcggttttaattgtattttcgacataaatcttacatgatgattacaaaaagtaaataacaataaataaaagagagatttacaccctcagacttacatgtttgacgaaacgagatgaactaagtttacgattagtgatgttcgactcgaatgtaatgaaagtgccctcgtaagaggaaaacgattaagattgattaagttgattgattgtggagtttgtcaaattggtcggtcatgcaaaacgaggctggtactcagaaggatccgagcttacgtggtcgaatgttcaagcacgtaggcgctaAAAAGTAAGAaagtggtctagaatgcaaagggataagagaagggcggacactcgcgtgagaaatatgaggagcgaaggctcctatttatactaatcacgtgaaggaattagggttttcggagaaactttggaagtgaatctcgaaacgatatgaaaagatacgaacaatacgcagaaaaggacttgggaagaggcgcagcaggcactgcgtcccttggaagaggtgcagcaactGCTGCATCTGTTCCTAGGtgatttcctcctgcggaagaaagatttccgtgtttaatttatggaataacggattaatcttattttccttaatattttgtatgaatattacgggaaattctttaccaaagattaaaagattgtgaaatatggaatagaaatatccagaatattccagaacattctgactcgggattttagcggttatcagaaaatgaagacggttttaggccccgactccaaatgtactctaattactaacaaaacgaccgtatcggcgcgtagatgacaattaagaggtagacaccagtgtttgagcaatcacttgacgataaacttacgaactgtcacaaatcgttccacgtaccaaacatgcagcccaatcatcaccgggtggtttgcgggaggtgcggaaatgaggtatctacagtagtCTATGGTGTTTAGCAAGAATACAAGTTTCACATGAAAAATTCTTCTTTATTGCAGTAATAGAATCTGTTACAAGTTTCATTTTGTCTAAAGCCATGTGACCCAATCTAGCATGCAACATATCCAACTTACTACAAGAACTCTGTATGACTGAACTATGTAAAGaaatactatcttgtagatttctGTCCAAACAAGTTTTAACAAGACTAGATATTTTATTCTTAACATCTGCATGTAGAGGTTTGTAAAATCTGTACAAGTCACCAACTCTCCTTCCCTTAGCAATGACAACATTATTTGTAAGGTCCTAAAATTTACAACCATGTGAAGTAAACATAATAGACAAACCAGTATGATCAACTAATTTACCAACAGAAAGTAAATTTTGCTTGAAATCTGGAACATAAAACACATTAAACAATTCAAGAGACTTAGTCAACTGCACAGTACCCATTTGATAAACATATTTAATAGTGCCATCAGGAAGACCTGCTCTAACTGGTGTAGTGAAGCTGCGCAAATTAGACAATAAAGTGATATCATAAGTCATGTGATCAGACGCTCCTGTGTCTATTATCCAACTACTCATAGACCTTGACTTATAAACATTAAAAACATGAGATTGAGAGGATAAGATACCTGCAAAGTTAGAGGAAGACAAAGAAGACTGCTGATCAATAAGTCTTTTGAGAACTTGATCAATAATTGAAGTAACGAGACCATCCATGATATTAGAATTGAGAACAGACTGAGAAGCCTCTGTTGCATCCATAGTATTACAGCCCTTGCTGTGACTATTAGCAGGCAAGAATTCATCCAAAGGTGAATTATAGGGTAAAACATCTGCATTATTAGCGCCTTTCTTATACTGACCATTATTCACATCAGAGTTATTCCCATTAaccttacctttacccttattCTTATCCCCAGGAAACCCCTTTACCAGAAAATAATTATCTGGATTATGGCTTGTCTTTTTGCAGTGAGGGCATTTATTCAAGAGAAAGCATGTTTACCTTGTGTGACCCTTCCTTTTACAATGGTCACAGAACTTAGGAATGAACCCCTCAGCAGCAGAATTTGTTGAAGACTGACCAGAAAACCCCTGAGCATCAGGCTGTCTAAAAGAAGCATAAGCTTTGGTCTCAGATAACTGTCCTACTGTATCTGTAATCTGTTTCTGTCTTTCTATCTTTTGCAGCAAACTTAGAGACTTATTGATCGATGGTAAGGGTTTCATGGACAAGATTTGTGTTCTAATCCCGCCATAACCAGAATTAAGACCCATCAGAATTTGTATGATCGAGCTTAGCATTATTTTCTCTTTCCAAGATTTTTTTAACCAAAGAACAGGAACACAGATCAATCTTACCACATGAACAGGTGGGTAAAGGGTCTAATGCATCAAGTGTTTCCCAAATATTTTTCAAAGAACCATAATATTCAACCAAAGAACTATTATTCTGCTTAACATCACCTAACTCTTGCTTTAATTGATACACTTCAATTGCATTAGCCTGCCCATACCGTTCCAATAACTCTGACCAAAGTTCCCTAGAAGACCTGACATACTTAAAATTTTCACGAACTGGTTTTTCAAGAGAATTTAAAATCCAACGCATTACCATCAGTTCACACCTCACCCACTGATGGTACTTTTTGTCATTTTTTGATGGCATAACACAAGAACCATCCACAAACCCATCTTTGTTTTTAGAAGCAAGACTCATGTAAACATCCATTTTCCATCCTAGAAAATCATGACCACCAAATAACCAATTGACTAACTGTGATGTTGGTTGGTCAGATGAACTTAAAAATAAAGGatcatcataaaattaataagCAGGTGTAGAAGAATCACTAGAAGTATCAGTCGGCATATTGATGAGATGAAGAGTATAACAGAATCAAGAAACTCAATTTATGAACAAGAATCGAAAAATTAATGGTGCGGAAGCGTAAGAATGGACAGAAATAACCTCTAATCCTTGAGTAATTTTGGCAAGAACTAGATCAAAACCCCAATAACCAAGATCAGAAAACCATAAGCTGATACCATATTAATTCTAGTAACATAGGTTGAGGATGAAGATTATGAATATAATGAAGAAGTATTGAATTATATGAACTATATTTTTGAGAGAATATAGATGAGAGATTGTGATGAAATATAATCTGAGTAATTTGTATTATGAAACTTAAGAGTACAATCGTTAGGAGTACAAGTATATATAGAGATTCTGTTATAACAGTCAACTTGATACTAACCGACTTAATCTCTATTTAACTAACCATTAACTAATCTAATAATACTTATTACAAACAGCCCAAGTAATAGCTAGGAACATACCTTTGACATCGATAGAAGCCATTCCAAGCATTCCGCACGGTTCAACATGGGTGGCCTATCAATCAACTCTTCGAAGCcactccctgtccatatctcccTCGCCTTACGACATTGAAATAAAGAATGGACCCCACTTTCCTCCTCCTCAATGCAAAGCCCATAGACGGGTATATCACAACAATGGCGTTGAAAGAGCCGCCCCTGAACTGGGAGCACATCTGCACATGCTCGCCACAAGAAGTGAGACAATTTTGGAGGTATTTCCAACCTCCAAATTACACTACATAAATTAGACCTTTGTTCAGTCCTAGGCTCCTTATTTATGCTATTATATCGTAGCTAACCCCCGAAACAGGTTGCTTGTTTTCTGGTTGAAATCGACTTAGTTGTATTCATTGGAAAACTATAAAATTTAAGATGCAAAACTTTGGATATATGAGTGAAATTTATTTGCTAAACAGTCGACATCATTACCCTTTTCAATAATCCATTTTGCTTACCTCATTAAGGCATAACAAATAAGCCCCCGGACTTTGCTCTTCTTCCAGTAATTCAAGTCTCAGAAACACTCACAGCACATATTGTCAAAAACAACTTCTCATGTATATTTTTACTTGTTTTGATATTTTATTACCTATACTTTAGTGGTTTCATCACAATTAATAATATTAGTGTTTTATTATAGCATTAGCAGAGTAAGGGCTATGCGAAAATTATTTTCAGTAAGAGCCTCCTATAGTCCTATGTAGAGCATTATATCACTCATATGAATGATATGATCACGACTTTCCAAAGTGCGAGTTTCTAATAAATTTATATACTTCTTATTCAACCTCTCTTTTGATGAATATATGTAGCATCAACATTAGTTTGTGTACGTACTTTTTTTCCAACTGGCAGAACGTATATTTAGTTATATATGTCACTTTGAGCGGTTATAGATTTATATGCCTCATGCTCCGGGATGGCCCTATTGACACCAATGAATTGATACTCAGAAGACGTTGACCACATTAAAAAAAGTAGGTGAGTCGACAATCTCGACATCAAATTAGGTTACCAGAACACTAAACATCAAATTACATATCCCGTAGAAAATAAtcaacaaattaaaataaaacaaatcaaCTTATTAGCTAATGAGATTCACCCAAATTGCATCCTtcatcaaaaagaaaaaaaaattatggtgAATGGATACTAATCATACGGCCATACGGGGTGTCATTGCATCAAGAATTAAGTGTATAAATTGAAGTAGGGAAATGAGAGCAACGAAGAAGAAGATACCTAATAGTTAGGTTGAATGATTTGGACAACTCTGTGTATTATTAGGTGTCTTCTATGTTCGATGGCGTCGAGGTGGCAATGCCGCAATGGGACAACCGTGGCGGTTTGACACAATTTGGTGGGATCGACCAAAAACTTGGGGTTCGAATATGCGTGTTCTGTTGTGATAATATATGCTAGCTTCCGCTGGAATTCGGATAGTCAACCAACAACGGTTGTTCTTATCATGGGGTTAAGATTAAAGGTGAAGTTGAAAAAGTCTGTTGTAATGAGGAGGGAGGAGTAGATAATTAATTGGATATTTAATTATGATGgcactacaacaaatcatcacttgcgccacgaattatgccacgggaatttgTACTTCGTGGCAAAAATTTACCTACCTACGGGAAAAAACATAAGATAAAACTATTATAAAAAGTTACGCCACGGGAAAAATCCAACCGTGGCTAATATTCACTTGGGCCACGAATTATGGCCACATCCGTGGCGAATTATCATTTTAGCCACGAATGACGCCACGCCCGTGGCAAAAAATTCTCTTAGCCACGAGTAAGGTTGACCGTGGCAAATAACTAACTTAGTCACGAATACGCTATGTCTTGGCAAATAATTGTCTTCTGGTAAGAGAGAAAAATTTGTGCTAATTACTTACAAAATTTTAGTGTTGGTACTTTCAAAGTGGTTTTTCAAATGAAGTTGTGAACAACTATATTCTAAAATAATTCTGTGAAGAGTAATATGGCCTCAACTTTGTAAatgatttattaatattatagctataaaaataaagaaatatgtATTATTATCGTTTAATAACGACAAATTAAGCATGTTGAACAATATTTATGCagaatcttatactccctccgtcccagtaGGTAGTTCAGTTGCTTTATACACGATTATAAAGTTAAGGAAAGAAGAATGAGTTtacaattattaaaataaatcaaatGTAACTTGAAATTTCGAGGAAATATAATGATCCCCACTCACATAAGTTGGTTTAACTATTAGAAAGGAAAAGTGTAGACTTTTgacacccaaaaatgaaaaaaaaaataaactattCACCGAGACATAGGGAGTATAAACTAACCTAATAAAAAAAACGTAAATTCTATTCTTTCCGGTCCAATACCATCCGGATCGAAAAATCCTGGTTCGTACCGAAATGAACCAGCACCCGAAATCCTAAAAAAATCATAGATCGAAACCAAAATTAAGAATCTCTATTCATGTCCGGTCCAATTACCGATCCAGACCGGATAATCCACACCCCTACAAACCAACGACTTTTATTtcattaaatataaataaaaaggaaaaggaaaactAAATCCTACAGTAATTAATACGGAGTAATTTATACACGATTAACCCACCCCCCATAAAATTAGGCCACGCATAAATTCACGGGTAAATATGCCCGGGTCACTGGATTTGTTGCAGCCGGACAAAAATACCCCTATCATGATAATACACCATTTGGACTGGTCGTGGAAATTCAAGGGCAAAATAGTGGGTTGACAAATACTTCCAGTGTCCCAGGAAGTTTGCTCTGTGAATTTAGGGTTGCCCTAAAATTAAAGCAACCCCAAATAAGTGAACACCGTTCCACAAACGAAAACTGCGGCATCGTCACAGTTTCCTTCGCCACAATCGAACACTTCCGCATCGCCAGAGTGCGCATCGCCATCGTCAGGAGTTTCCGCCTATCGTCACCGCCAGTTTCCCCTCATTCGCTTCATTTCAATTCAAGGTAAACTAATAAGCCTTTTATAGagatttcgtttttttattttattaattttgttTGATTGAAAGTATATCTTATGTTATAGAAGTGATTAATGGTAACCTACTTATAATTGTGTTATTGAATTATAATTGGTGATTTAGGATTTGATGATTAAGACGGATGAAGTAGTTTCTACCACAAATTACTTGTCTCTCCAATTTCCTCTTTATTTTTTTATGCATATTTTTGCGTGTGTTTTTGCAATTTAGTCTGATTATGTACCAAATACAAATAGAAATTGCGCACTTAATTTCGTACAAGTACTATGTTTTTCGTTGTTATGCTCCCTATGTCCCAATCATTGTTTatcttttttttattctttgtggaGATATtctaattaaaggtaaacaaatgattgagatgaaGTAAGTGACTCATTATGTTagttaaagaattgaaaaaatgTACTCTAACAAATTAGAAATGAATGACCGAGTGTTTGAGTATAGATTTTGCTGTCAATTAGAATTAAGACTCACTGTAACACAAGATGGTCAACTAATGTGCTAGGATTGTTAAGTGGATGGGTTGTCACGATTGGTGGTGGTGTTTGTGATATTGCGACGAAAAGCGGATGATATTTTGATAAACACGCGACTATTAGATACCTATCATTGAACCAAAAACCATTATGCGTAGTACATATCAGTTGACGAACTAATATGAGTCTATGTATCTATGGGCATTGAGTAGCAACGTAACTAATCTAGTACATCGAGATAGGTATAGTacgtaaatgaaaaaaaaaaacgtgaactATGGAATCGAACCCAGGATAAGTTTGAAAGTGTGACTATCTAACCACCACACTAACAAATATGCTGCTTCATGTAGTCTCTT
Encoded here:
- the LOC141601100 gene encoding uncharacterized protein LOC141601100, which codes for MASIDVKGWKMDVYMSLASKNKDGFVDGSCVMPSKNDKKYHQWVRCELMVMRWILNSLEKPVRENFKYVRSSRELWSELLERYGQANAIEVYQLKQELGDVKQNNSSLVEYYGSLKNIWETLDALDPLPTCSCGKIDLCSCSLVKKILERENNAKLDHTNSDGS